A portion of the Cryptomeria japonica chromosome 5, Sugi_1.0, whole genome shotgun sequence genome contains these proteins:
- the LOC131875620 gene encoding coniferyl alcohol acyltransferase-like has translation MEKETFNDFKVEMVATSIVQSPVPTKKCTLKGSNIDLTVPAISPGHFFVYKGVQDEAYQEMASSIKKALSEVLVLFYPVAGRFIISHNGEPEIECSNQGVPFIEAESGAAIKDLDFSQPSFTAAKLTPKRHPLQGESPHCIPVLAVQVTRMNCGGIVVGCCFDHRTVDGISSYNFFKAWTEAAQGLSSSIITPCFERSLINPRHPLNTSSVRVIDRHYMALPFSALDRTDPPPPQIGRIYHLDAPTLLQLQALANQTEGKPLAVKPMTKMEAVSSYIWKVFARAQALASSEPTRIGIPIDGRAYLNLAPSYFGNVIAIPFKESYAKHILEEPISEIAEIVRNVISGSANTEYFMSFVDWVEEKRPAAMLARVYAEDGSAVVVSSGVRIPLYQFDFGCGKPTFSSVYFPWGGTAGYVMLQASPLGDGNMVVYMHMAEKDLDAIETDPEFLFVRVNRMNFW, from the exons ATGGAGAAAGAGACCTTCAATGATTTTAAGGTGGAGATGGTTGCAACCTCCATCGTGCAATCGCCTGTACCCACAAAAAAATGCACGCTCAAAGGTTCCAACATAGATCTCACTGTTCCCGCAATTAGTCCGGGGCACTTCTTTGTTTACAAAGGAGTGCAAGATGAGGCATACCAAGAGATGGCAAGCTCGATTAAGAAGGCGCTCTCTGAGGTACTAGTACTGTTTTATCCAGTGGCCGGAAGGTTTATTATCAGTCACAATGGTGAGCCTGAGATAGAGTGCAGTAATCAAGGAGTGCCCTTCATTGAGGCTGAATCGGGTGCTGCCATTAAGGATCTTGATTTTTCTCAGCCAAGTTTTACTGCTGCGAAATTGACTCCCAAGAGGCACCCTCTTCAAGGAGAATCCCCTCATTGTATTCCTGTTCTTGCTGTACAG GTGACGAGGATGAATTGTGGCGGAATTGTAGTGGGTTGTTGTTTTGATCACAGAACTGTAGATGGAATAAGCAGCTATAATTTCTTTAAAGCATGGACGGAGGCCGCTCAGGGTCTCTCATCTTCCATTATTACTCCTTGCTTTGAACGCTCACTCATCAATCCCCGCCACCCTCTCAACACTTCTTCAGTGCGTGTCATTGATCGGCATTACATGGCACTGCCTTTTTCTGCACTCGATCGCACTGATCCTCCTCCACCACAAATTGGGCGCATCTATCATTTAGATGCTCCCACGCTTCTCCAATTGCAGGCTCTCGCAAACCAAACTGAAGGAAAACCCCTTGCTGTCAAACCCATGACAAAGATGGAGGCGGTCTCTTCCTATATTTGGAAAGTTTTTGCTCGCGCCCAAGCTTTGGCTTCTTCAGAACCAACCAGAATTGGTATCCCGATCGATGGGCGTGCATATCTGAACCTCGCTCCTTCCTACTTCGGAAACGTGATAGCGATTCCTTTCAAGGAGAGCTATGCAAAGCACATATTAGAGGAGCCCATAAGCGAGATAGCGGAAATTGTACGCAACGTTATAAGTGGTTCCGCAAACACTGAGTATTTTATGTCCTTCGTGGATTGGGTGGAGGAGAAGAGACCAGCAGCAATGTTAGCAAGAGTTTATGCGGAGGATGGGTCTGCCGTGGTGGTGTCGTCGGGAGTGAGGATTCCATTGTATCAATTTGACTTCGGTTGTGGTAAGCCTACTTTTTCAAGTGTATATTTTCCATGGGGAGGAACAGCAGGGTATGTGATGTTGCAGGCGAGCCCCCTGGGAGATGGGAATATGGTGGTGTATATGCACATGGCCGAGAAGGACTTAGACGCCATTGAAACTGATCCTGAATTTTTGTTCGTGAGGGTCAATCGGATGAATTTCTGGTAA